A portion of the Glycine max cultivar Williams 82 chromosome 10, Glycine_max_v4.0, whole genome shotgun sequence genome contains these proteins:
- the LOC100790536 gene encoding long chain acyl-CoA synthetase 1 isoform X2: MKAFSVKVEEGREGKNGNLSVGPVYRNLLSENEFPPMDPDFSTTWDIFCVSVKNHPNNRMLGKRKIVDGKIGPYVWKTYKEVYDEVLHMSSALRASGSEPGTKIGIYGSNCPEWIVAMEVCSAQSFICVPLYDTLGPGAVNFIIDHAEVDFVFVQDKKVKELLNPECKSSKRLKAMVCFTTLTEEEKAKATAIGIKPYSWHEFLHLGKENPKSTFPPQAHDICTIMYTSGTSGDPKGVVLTYENVTALVRGMDLFMEQFEDKMTVDDVYLSFLPLAHILDRTIEEYFFRKGASVGYYHGDLNALRDDLMELKPTLFAGVPRVFEKVYEGIKKAVEELNPVRRTVFGMLYNYKLGWMKKGYKHREASRLADLLAFRKVKARLGGRVRLIISGGAALSPEVEEFLRVTTCAFVCQGYGLTETCGPTTLGFPDEMCMLGTVGAVSIYNEIKLEEVPEMGYNPLETPPCGEICVRGKTVFTAYYKNPELTKEAIKDGWFHTGDIGEMLPNGVIKIIDRKKNLVKLSQGEYIALEHLENVYGITPIVEDIWVYGNSFKSMLVAVVVPNEEFANKWAYSNGHIASFPKLCSLDQLKKYVLSELKLTAERNKLRGFEHIKGVILEPHEFDMERDLVTATLKKKRNKLLKYYQVEIDEIYQSLTGKKA; this comes from the exons ATGAATTTCCTCCAATGGATCCTGATTTCAGTACCACTTGGGATATTTTCTG TGTGTCTGTCAAAAATCATCCCAATAACCGGATGCTGGGAAAGCGTAAAATTGTTGATGGAAAG ATTGGACCATATGTCTGGAAGACATATAAAGAAGTCTATGATGAAGTTCTGCATATGAGTTCTGCTTTACGAGCATCTGGTTCCGAACCT GGCACTAAAATTGGAATTTATGGATCTAATTGCCCTGAATGGATTGTGGCAATGGAG GTTTGTTCTGCTCAAAGCTTTATTTGTGTGCCTCTCTATGACACCCTTG GACCTGGTGCTGTAAATTTTATCATAGATCATGCAGAAGTAGATTTTGTGTTCGTCCAAGATAAGAAGGTTAAAGAG CTTTTAAATCCTGAATGTAAATCCTCAAAGCGACTGAAAG CCATGGTGTGCTTCACTACATTAACAGAGGAAGAGAAAGCTAAAGCCACAGCAATTGGAATTAAGCCATATTCGTGGCATGAATTCTTGCACTTG GGAAAAGAAAACCCAAAAAGTACTTTTCCACCTCAAGCTCATGACATTTGCACAATAATGTACACTAGTGGGACAAGTGGAGACCCTAAAGGTGTTGTTTTAACGTATGAAAACGTAACGGCTTTAGTAAGAGGAATGGATCTTTTCATGGAACAATTTGAAGACAAG ATGACCGTGGATGATGTGTATTTATCATTCCTACCCTTGGCTCATATCCTTGATCGCACTATTGAGGAGTACTTTTTCCGTAAGGGTGCATCTGTTGGATACTATCATGGG GATCTGAACGCGCTGAGGGATGATTTAATGGAGTTAAAGCCAACACTGTTTGCTGGTGTCCCACGGGTTTTCGAAAAGGTCTATGAAG GTATCAAGAAAGCAGTGGAAGAACTCAATCCAGTGAGGAGAACAGTTTTTGGCATGCTCTACAACTA CAAACTTGGTTGGATGAAAAAAGGATATAAACATAGAGAAGCATCACGTTTAGCCGATTTATTAGCCTTCAGAAAG GTCAAAGCTAGGCTTGGTGGTCGTGTTCGACTAATAATATCTGGTGGGGCAGCTTTGAGCCCTGAGGTGGAAGAATTCCTGCGTGTCACTACTTGTGCCTTTGTATGCCAAGGCTATG GTCTGACAGAAACATGTGGACCAACTACTCTTGGCTTTCCTGACGAAATGTGCATGCTTGGTACTGTTGGAGCTGTATCCatatataatgaaataaagCTGGAGGAGGTTCCAGAGATGGGCTACAATCCTCTTGAAACTCCTCCATGTGGTGAGATATGTGTGAGAGGGAAAACTGTTTTCACTGCTTACTACAAAAATCCAGAGTTAACAAAGGAAGCTATTAAAGATGGATGGTTTCACACAG GGGACATAGGAGAAATGCTTCCTAATGGTGTTATTAAGATCATTGACAGGAAGAAGAATCTTGTTAAACTTTCCCAAGGAGAGTATATAGCACTTGAGCATCTTGAAAATGTTTATGGAATCACTCCTATAGTTGAAGAT ATCTGGGTTTATGGGAATAGCTTCAAGTCAATGCTGGTTGCAGTAGTAGTTCCAAATGAAGAATTTGCCAATAAGTGGGCATATTCGAATGGTCACATAGCTTCTTTCCCCAAACTCTGCTCTCTTGATCAACTGAAGAAATATGTGCTATCTGAGCTCAAGTTGACAGCTGAGAGGAATAAG CTGAGGGGCTTTGAACATATCAAGGGGGTGATATTAGAGCCGCATGAATTTGACATGGAAAGAGATTTGGTGACTGCAAcactgaagaagaaaagaaacaaactgCTCAAGTATTATCAG GTGGAAATAGATGAAATCTACCAAAGTTTGACAGGGAAAAAAGCATAA
- the LOC100790536 gene encoding long chain acyl-CoA synthetase 1 isoform X1 — MKAFSVKVEEGREGKNGNLSVGPVYRNLLSENEFPPMDPDFSTTWDIFCVSVKNHPNNRMLGKRKIVDGKIGPYVWKTYKEVYDEVLHMSSALRASGSEPGTKIGIYGSNCPEWIVAMEVCSAQSFICVPLYDTLGPGAVNFIIDHAEVDFVFVQDKKVKELLNPECKSSKRLKAMVCFTTLTEEEKAKATAIGIKPYSWHEFLHLGKENPKSTFPPQAHDICTIMYTSGTSGDPKGVVLTYENVTALVRGMDLFMEQFEDKVNLMTVDDVYLSFLPLAHILDRTIEEYFFRKGASVGYYHGDLNALRDDLMELKPTLFAGVPRVFEKVYEGIKKAVEELNPVRRTVFGMLYNYKLGWMKKGYKHREASRLADLLAFRKVKARLGGRVRLIISGGAALSPEVEEFLRVTTCAFVCQGYGLTETCGPTTLGFPDEMCMLGTVGAVSIYNEIKLEEVPEMGYNPLETPPCGEICVRGKTVFTAYYKNPELTKEAIKDGWFHTGDIGEMLPNGVIKIIDRKKNLVKLSQGEYIALEHLENVYGITPIVEDIWVYGNSFKSMLVAVVVPNEEFANKWAYSNGHIASFPKLCSLDQLKKYVLSELKLTAERNKLRGFEHIKGVILEPHEFDMERDLVTATLKKKRNKLLKYYQVEIDEIYQSLTGKKA; from the exons ATGAATTTCCTCCAATGGATCCTGATTTCAGTACCACTTGGGATATTTTCTG TGTGTCTGTCAAAAATCATCCCAATAACCGGATGCTGGGAAAGCGTAAAATTGTTGATGGAAAG ATTGGACCATATGTCTGGAAGACATATAAAGAAGTCTATGATGAAGTTCTGCATATGAGTTCTGCTTTACGAGCATCTGGTTCCGAACCT GGCACTAAAATTGGAATTTATGGATCTAATTGCCCTGAATGGATTGTGGCAATGGAG GTTTGTTCTGCTCAAAGCTTTATTTGTGTGCCTCTCTATGACACCCTTG GACCTGGTGCTGTAAATTTTATCATAGATCATGCAGAAGTAGATTTTGTGTTCGTCCAAGATAAGAAGGTTAAAGAG CTTTTAAATCCTGAATGTAAATCCTCAAAGCGACTGAAAG CCATGGTGTGCTTCACTACATTAACAGAGGAAGAGAAAGCTAAAGCCACAGCAATTGGAATTAAGCCATATTCGTGGCATGAATTCTTGCACTTG GGAAAAGAAAACCCAAAAAGTACTTTTCCACCTCAAGCTCATGACATTTGCACAATAATGTACACTAGTGGGACAAGTGGAGACCCTAAAGGTGTTGTTTTAACGTATGAAAACGTAACGGCTTTAGTAAGAGGAATGGATCTTTTCATGGAACAATTTGAAGACAAGGTAAATCTG ATGACCGTGGATGATGTGTATTTATCATTCCTACCCTTGGCTCATATCCTTGATCGCACTATTGAGGAGTACTTTTTCCGTAAGGGTGCATCTGTTGGATACTATCATGGG GATCTGAACGCGCTGAGGGATGATTTAATGGAGTTAAAGCCAACACTGTTTGCTGGTGTCCCACGGGTTTTCGAAAAGGTCTATGAAG GTATCAAGAAAGCAGTGGAAGAACTCAATCCAGTGAGGAGAACAGTTTTTGGCATGCTCTACAACTA CAAACTTGGTTGGATGAAAAAAGGATATAAACATAGAGAAGCATCACGTTTAGCCGATTTATTAGCCTTCAGAAAG GTCAAAGCTAGGCTTGGTGGTCGTGTTCGACTAATAATATCTGGTGGGGCAGCTTTGAGCCCTGAGGTGGAAGAATTCCTGCGTGTCACTACTTGTGCCTTTGTATGCCAAGGCTATG GTCTGACAGAAACATGTGGACCAACTACTCTTGGCTTTCCTGACGAAATGTGCATGCTTGGTACTGTTGGAGCTGTATCCatatataatgaaataaagCTGGAGGAGGTTCCAGAGATGGGCTACAATCCTCTTGAAACTCCTCCATGTGGTGAGATATGTGTGAGAGGGAAAACTGTTTTCACTGCTTACTACAAAAATCCAGAGTTAACAAAGGAAGCTATTAAAGATGGATGGTTTCACACAG GGGACATAGGAGAAATGCTTCCTAATGGTGTTATTAAGATCATTGACAGGAAGAAGAATCTTGTTAAACTTTCCCAAGGAGAGTATATAGCACTTGAGCATCTTGAAAATGTTTATGGAATCACTCCTATAGTTGAAGAT ATCTGGGTTTATGGGAATAGCTTCAAGTCAATGCTGGTTGCAGTAGTAGTTCCAAATGAAGAATTTGCCAATAAGTGGGCATATTCGAATGGTCACATAGCTTCTTTCCCCAAACTCTGCTCTCTTGATCAACTGAAGAAATATGTGCTATCTGAGCTCAAGTTGACAGCTGAGAGGAATAAG CTGAGGGGCTTTGAACATATCAAGGGGGTGATATTAGAGCCGCATGAATTTGACATGGAAAGAGATTTGGTGACTGCAAcactgaagaagaaaagaaacaaactgCTCAAGTATTATCAG GTGGAAATAGATGAAATCTACCAAAGTTTGACAGGGAAAAAAGCATAA